The nucleotide sequence CAGCGAAACACCTACATTGTTTTTTCTGATTTCCTCAAACTCGTCAATGGGTGTCAGCTTGCTGTATAAGAAGGTGCTTATCAATCCTATGAGAATAGTAGCAGTATAGGCAATTGCTATGTAAATAGCTCCGGTACCTATGTACTTGAAAGCCAGAATAAAACTGTTGGACTGTTGATTGAGCAACCTAAAAGATGAAATGAGGGGTTGCACAATTCCACTAATCATGATACCAACTGAAAGGATAATAGCGGAGACAAATATGCTGTAAGAGAGGTTATACTCTTGAATACGGTAGTACTTTCTACCTACCCATTGCACAATCTTATACGTCAAAGCCAGAATAAATATGCCAATCGTGATGGCGGATATAATTTCTATTAATGCAAGTAGTGCGATGTTAGTGTTCATTTACAAGAGCAATTTTCCAATAGTTAACATTATTTGTAGTAGGAGGTAAGATCCCGACAGGCCACCCTTTAGCAGTAGTTTCCCAAAAGTAATAGTTCTTGCCTCTGTATTTTAAATGGTCGCCTGCTGCTGGAATATTCAATGCTAGCATTGCATGAGCATATTCATTGCTAACGACAATCATTGGATCAAAAGCAAGTTCTTCGAGTATTGTATATATCAGTACTGCCCTGGTATCACAATCCCCATATAGGGAATGCAAAAACTCATAAGGAGAAAGCAACCCGAGGGCTATGTTTCCGATACACGGCTTTCCATTATTTTCACTTTTTTCACAATCTTCTGAGCGCACGTAACTGTAAGGAATGTCTTGAACAAATGTGACAATCATTTCTGCTAATTCACTTCGCGTAAGCTTTTGCTCGATTGAAATATCTATCAGTGAATCAACCATAAAATCAATATAGGATTTACTGTCTTTAATCAAACTTGAATAAACCGAGCCCCATATATCTGCATAGCTGGCCCTTTCATAGATGATTTCATTTCTACTCTTTCCTGCCTTTAAACTCAGCAATTCTGTTGATTGATAAGATGCGCAGAAAGATTTTGAGTAGTTCATCAGGTCCCAACTTCGCTCATGAAGTCGATCATTGTGAATGTTTACCTTTTCATAACTATCTACACATATATCTTCATCAAACTCTCCTGTTTTAAAAAGTCCGATAGCGCCAGTGATCATTGAATAAACCACCAACACGAAAAGTAAAAATCGAAGAACTGATTTCATTGGGCTAAAGATGCGATAAATCGAAGAAACTCATCACTAATTGTCAAATCGATCTTCCCTACTCAATAAATTTTCCTAATTTCCTTTTCTTCTAACTATCATATTTCTTTTATGCTTTTTTATACCATTTATACCAGCACTCCTCGAGATCAAGTGACGCTTGAAACGCTAAAGGAGATTAAGATAGTCTCTCAAAAAAACAATCCGGAGAAAGACATTACAGGTATTCTATTGGGTATGGAAAACAAATACCTACAATACCTCGAAGGTCCAGAGGACAATGTAAATGAGCTTTTCAGCAAGATATGGAAAGATTCTCGTCATCAGCATGTTACCCAATGGATTAAAGGATATTCTGAAGAACGTGTGTTTGGAGATTGGTCCATGGGCTCATGGATGCTAACGAATGATGAACTTAAAAACATGCCCTCCCTTTCTGATCTCAAAAAATTTCTGGAAGACCCACTAAAGAATGAATTGAAATCCACAAAATTCATTGCCATGATGAATAGTCTTTTGAAAACATGGATTGCACATGAGCCAGAAAGGTTGAAGAAAATGAGGGGCGGATTGTCCAATTAGATTTTCTTCGTACGTCATGAAAGAAAAAAACATGAAAAAGCTTCTTCTTCTCTTCTTTGTTATAATAAACCTATCAGCTATTGGTCAGGAGTCTGCACCTTATGCTTGGCTTGCCGGAAGCTGGACCGGCAATGGTTTCGGGGGCACTTCTGAAGAAATGTGGTCCCCACCTTCTACAGATGGTACTATGATGGGTGTTTTCCGTCATCATAACGAAGATGGAAGTCTCAATTTTTACGAATTTATGGTCTTAGACTCAACCGGACTCAAGTTGAAACACTTCAATCCGGATATGATGGCATGGGAAACCAAAGAAGACTTTGTTCATTTTAAAGCCATTGAATTCACAAAAAATAAAATCGCTTTGAAAGGACTTGTTTTTGAGCGAAAATCAGATACGTCTATGGAAATTCGATTAGACCTCAAAGACGGGGATAAGCAATGGACAGAGGTATTTCAAATGACAAAAAAATAAAAAAGGCCCACTTTCCAGTGGGCCTTTTTATTATCTGTCCTCTTTGGCAGGAGAAGCAGGTTTCCCTTGATAGTTTTTTAACTGTTCATTGATATAATCGATTGCCCGTTGCAGTTGTGCATCATTCCCTTGTGCCAGTTGCCCCGGATTTTCTTTTACTTCAATGTCAGGATCTACTCCATGTCCTTCTTTGAACCATTCTCCATCTGGATCATACATTCTAAATGTAGGTACTGTCACAGTTCCACCATCTATCAATGCTGGCGCTCCTGATATTCCAATTAATCCACCCCACGTACGTGACCCAATAAGTGGGCCCAAACCTGCCTTTCTGAAATAATCTGGAAATGCATCTCCTCCGGATCCACTCCAGCCATTAATCAGCATCGCTTTTGGACCAAAATTTCCGTTTGGCGGCCATGACCAAGTTTCTCCATCCCTCACAGCCCAATAGGCTAATGGTTTTCTATTGAGCAGTTCAATGAATCGATCTGGAATCTGCCCGCCACTATTAAATCGCTCATCAATAATTAAAGCATCTTTATGCATCTGACCAGCAAATTGTCGAATCAATTCATTCTGACCATCGATCCCAGTACTTCTCACATAGATGTATCCCGCTCTACCATTTGTTGCATCTTCTACTTTTTTGCGATTGGTTTCAATCCACTCCAAGTGTCGCAAGCGTGCTTCACTTCTCATGGTTTTAACTAACACTTTCTTTGCATTGGACATTGAAGTTGTTCCATTCACTGTCAACTCAACTGTTTCACCAGCTAAGTCTTGAAAAGCTGCATAAGGGTCTTTTGCACCATCCACAAGCATTCCATTGACGGCTAGAATGTAATCTCCCTCTTGCACCTCCACTCCAGCTTCATCCAATGGAGATCTTACTTCTGCATCCCAGGATGCGCCACGTATGATTCTTCCTACTTGATAGTAGCCGTTGTTTTTCTTCCAATCAATTCCTAAGTAACCAACATTTACATTGCTGGCTCTTTCCTGATCTCCTCCACCACGATAGGTGTGAGAAGCATTCAACTCGCCAATCAATTCGCCCAAAACATAGTTTACATCCCACCTGGTTACGGATTGCTCTATGAGCTTTTCATACTGAGCTCCCACTGCATTCCAGTCGAGTCCGTGCATATCTTTATCATAGAAGTAATCGCGCTCAAGCCTCCATGCTTCACGGAATATTTGTTTCCATTCATTCATAGGGTCAACGGTCATTTTGACATTTGACAAGTCTACTGCTTTATCAATTTTTTGTCCTTCATCAATGGATACCACTCCAACTTTACCTCCACTGGAAACGACTATTTTTTCGCCATTGGCTGCTATTTCAAATCCATTGGCATTATCCATTATAGTCTTCACCTTTCGGTCTTCTATGTCGTAGAATTTTATTGCTGAACTCCTATCTGCGGAGCCAGAATTAGGGAACTGCATAAACACCACTTTTCCTGAGACTGCTTCTAGCGACCCATAATTGCCTGCATCTACAGCAAGAAGTATAATTCTACTTTCAAAACCATCAATATCTATCTTCACAGGTGGATCAGACTCTTTATTATCCCCTTTCTTCTTGTCTTTTTTCTTATCATCCTCTGCCTCTGTTTTTTCTTCCTTTTTGATCTCTACTTCATCATTTTTAGGTTTTAGCAAATGGTCTGTATCCCTAGTCAGAGGTACCGCTGCTAGCATAGTGCTATTTGGGTAAATGAAGGTATTGTCCAAATCAGAATAGACTGGACTTATATTTCTATTGGTCAAGAAGAATAGGTATTTATTATCCGGGGCGAATGTGGGCGCAAAATCATTATAAAACTCACTCGTAACCTGATAACCTTGCTTGGCTTTCGTGTCATATAAATGAATCGTATTGTTATAGTTCTTATTGTCTTTGGAGTATGCTACCCACTTACTATCGGATGACCAAGAAAAAGAAAAATTATTCAATGCACCATGAAACATGAACAGCCCCTCATCCATTTTAGTGGTCTGCTTTGATGTCAAATCGAAGTAATTGAATTCCATTGCCTGATTCACAAACGCTAGCTTCTTACTATCCGGTGACCAAAAAAGTTGGTACCTAAAGCCATCTGTATATTCAGTTAGCTTCTCTTTAGTTCCAGACTCGACATTGTGGATCATGAGCTGATATTCCCCTGTCTTATCACTCCAAAAGGCAATCTTTTTTCCATCAGGAGACCAACTTGGAGTTCGGTCATGCGCATCATCACTGCTGGTAAGGTTACGAGTAACTCCGTTTTCAGCAGGAACTGAAAACACATCTCCTCTGGCAGATATGATTAGGCGTTTTCCATCTGGAGATACATCATACCAGTTCATGCTATTCCTCGCATTTACCATCTTTTCTGCTAATGAAAGTTGGTCAGTGATTACATTAACACTGACTTCACGTGTTTCCTGACTGGATAACTCCATCAGGTAAAGCTTCCCTTCATTTTCATACACAATATCACTAGGGCCTAAAGACGGATAGTGAATATCAAAATTCTCATAATTAGTAATCTGAGAATTTGTGCCAGAAGCCAAGTCGTATGCCCACAGATTGTATCTGCTGTTTGGGCCGCTATCTGAAGAATAAAATATTTTTCCATCTCCCCACATCGGGAATTCGTCACTGGAGGCATTATTGGTAATGTTAGTAGACGTATTCGTTGCTAAATCATAGGTCCAAATATCTGGTGCCCATCCTCCTTTATATCGTTTCCAGGTTCTGTTTACCCTTGATTTAAAATTGAATGCAACCTTAGTGCCCTCTGGAGAATACGAACCCAAGCTACCATACGGCATAGCTAGCTTTTGAGGCAGTCCGCCATTGATATTAACTTCAAAAAATTGGGAAAACCGCTGGCGACCACTTTCTCGTGATGAGGCAAACAAGATTTTTGTCCCATCAGGGTGCCAATCCAATACCTGGTCGTATCCACCATGGGTGGTTAATCTTTTCGGTACGCCTCCCTTAGTAGGGATCACGTAAACATCCCAGTTTCCATCGTAATTAGCCGTAAAAGCTATTTGACTTCCGTCTGGAGAAAATTTAGGAGATTTTTCCTCCCCTGCAGGGGAGCTAAGTTTATTTGCAGTACCTCCTTCTTTAGGTACCAGCCATATATCCCCTGCATAAACAAAAGTTATGCTATTTTGAGATACATCTGGCTCACGAAGCATTCTGGCGCTGATTTGAGCACTAAGCTCACTACCAAAAAAACATAGCAATAGTGTGATAATTAGGATTTTCTTCATAGTGTATTAAGTTGGTTATCGATACAGATACTCCTACGAGGAAAAAGGTTACATGTTCAAGGCGACTATCTTTGGTGCGTTAAGAACTACAGAATCTAAAAGAATCTCGCTGCTTTTTTGGCTGTAATGATCTCTGTATTCATCCCTACCCAATGAAGATTACCATTGTATCGGCCATGTTCCATCTTGATGCAACGATCCATAATCACTTGCAGTCCATTCTTAATTGCCAATTCTCCAGCATCTCTGTTGGCGATAGTCAGTTGCATCCAAACTGCTTTCGCGCCTACTTCGATAGCCTCTTCGACTATCCCATAACAGTCTTGTGGCTTTCTAAAAATATCAACGATATCAATTTTCTCTGGAACACTTTTCAAATCAGGATAACACTTCTCTCCTAGAATTTCTTGCTTCATAGGATTGACCGGAATGATATTATATCCTTCCGACTTGAGATATGACCCTACAAAATTACTTGCTCTCTCAGGTTTATCTGATAGCCCTACTATCGCAATATTCTTTGAAAAATGAAGCAATTGACGAATTACTCCAGGGTTTTGATATTTCTGACGCTCTTCCTCATTGAGGTTGGTGTTCATTGAGATATCGCATGAAAGGCTTGTTCCAAGTCCCATATTAAATCTTCTGTTGTTTCTAATCCTACTGATAATCTGATAAGTCCAGGTGAGATACCTGCCTGATTTAACTCTGTCTCCGTGAGTTGCTGGTGTGTGGTGGATGCAGGATGTAAAATCATACTTTTTGCATCTCCCAAGTTTGCTACATGGCTGAAGAGCTCTACTTCTTCCAATAATCTTTTCCCTGTTTCTCTTTCATTGGAACCTTTCGCTGATTTGATTCCAAATGAGAAAACAGATCCAGGTCCTTTGGGTAGATACTTTTTAGCCAAATCATAATGATGATGACTCTCCAAGCCAGAAAAATTGACCCATTCGACTTGCGGATGTTCTTCAAGAAATTTTGCTACTTCAATTGCATTTTTCACATGACGATCCATGCGCACGGATAATGTTTCCAAACCGCTGACCAACTGGAATGCCTCATGAGGTGACATGGAAGCCCCAACATCTCTCAGTGTTTCAACTCTCGCTTTCATCAAAAAACCATAGTGCCCAAAAGTCTCATAAAACTTGAGCCCATGGTACGGTACTGATGGCTCTGCAATCGTTGGGTAATTACTGTAATCGAATGCTCCTGAATCTACGATAACCCCGGCTATTCCCGTGCCGTGCCCGTTGATGAATTTAGTTGCGGAGTGTACAACGATATCTGCTCCATGTTCAAGTGGTCTGCAGAGGTAAGGTGAAGCCAGCGTATTGTCAACGATGAATGGAATTCCATTTGCTTTCGCCAGTTTGCTTATCCCTTCAAAATCGAGAATTGTCCCTTGAGGGTTTCCGATTGTTTCACCATACAAAGCCTTGGTTTTGCTAGTTATTTTTTCTTCCCACAGGGTAAGATCGGAAGGGTCAACAAAGTGAACCTTAACAGAGAGTTTTTTTAATGTATGCTCAAATTGGGTATAAGTACCTCCATATAAATGTGAGGATGCAACCACCTCATCGCCAGGTTGAAGTAGCGTCATAAGCGTAACAAACTGTGCCGCCATGCCACTTGCCACTCCTATCGCTCCTGTTCCCCCTTCCAGGCTAGCCATTCTTTCCTCAAATACTGCAACGGTCGGATTCATTAATCGCGAATAAATGTTACCGTACTGCTTCAACTCAAAAAGTGCTGCAGCTTTGTCAGGGCTATCAAAAACGAACCCCGCAGTAGAGTATATCGGTACAGCTCGAGAACCGGTATGAGGATCAGGAATGTGTCCCGCGTGTAACATTCTGGTTTCAAAACCAAATTTCTTCTGACTCATTAATTATGATTTAGATCTCAAATAAACTGTGACTATCTAGATTAAGTTGCTTTTCTATTCACTTTATTATTAAGTATCAGTTACAGCTGACAAATGGTCTATTTTTTATCTGCGGCTTTATCTTCTCTGCTAAGGGCGTATAATCCCAAAGCAGGCCCCAGTGCCAAAATTATCCACACATACTCAAAAGGAACATACTTCAATAGAATACTAACCAGCTGGATACTTAAAATCGTAATGGTAAATCCTATACTATTGGTAATTGTCAGTGCTGTTCCTCGTATTTCTGGATTAACATGATAAGCGACTAACGCGGAGAGCAAAGGAGAATCTACTATCACAGTACATCCCCAAAAGATCAAAAAGCCGAGGAATAGGTAAATAGGAGCATGAAACATGAATGGAAAAAGCAAGCAACAAAGACCAGAAGATATCAGCGCAATAACGATCACTCTTTTCTCACCAAATCTGATACTCAAAAGCCCTCCAATAATACATGCCAGGCTTCCAATAGCTATAATTAAAAAAGCCCAAATTGAAACATTAAACTCTATTTGTTGAGCTGTAGCATATGATAGAAGCATCATTGGGACAAAAGCCCAAAACGTGTACAGCTCCCACATGTGACCAAAATAGCTAAGAGTAGCTGCTTTGAAATTTGAATTCTTAAAGGCCTTAAAAATGCTCCTGAAATCTCCTTTCTTTCCTGGTCTTCTGTAGGGTCCAGGTTTTACAAAGAGGAAAATTAGACTACCTCCAACAAGAGTAAGAAAAGAAGTAGCATAGAATACTGATTTCCAAGAGAAAGAAGAAAGGAATTCATTAATCAGATGAGGAAAAGCTGTCCCTAAAACTAACGCTCCTACTAACAGGCTTAAAGCTTTGCCAAGCCCTCTGGCAAAATAATCCGAAGCGATCTTCATACCAACAGGGTAAATCCCCGCCAGAAAAAATCCGGTAAAGAACCGAAATCCCAAAAGCATCGAAAAGCTGATCCCATCAATAACGATCAACATATTAAATACAGACCCGAGAAGAGCACTTATAAAAAACACCAACGAAGGATTATAGCGATCTGAAATTGTCCAAAATGAATAAGACAGTGTACCAACAATAAATCCAAACTGCACGGAAGAAATGATGTAACCAATGTCAGCGTCTTCCAGCCCACACGACTTCATTAGGTCGGGCATCACAGCATTTCCTGCAAACCAAAGAGTCGTAC is from Marinobacter alexandrii and encodes:
- a CDS encoding DUF350 domain-containing protein, encoding MNTNIALLALIEIISAITIGIFILALTYKIVQWVGRKYYRIQEYNLSYSIFVSAIILSVGIMISGIVQPLISSFRLLNQQSNSFILAFKYIGTGAIYIAIAYTATILIGLISTFLYSKLTPIDEFEEIRKNNVGVSLIISSILITLSLLTKDGVMLLIEAIIPYPELPPI
- a CDS encoding BLUF domain-containing protein; the encoded protein is MLFYTIYTSTPRDQVTLETLKEIKIVSQKNNPEKDITGILLGMENKYLQYLEGPEDNVNELFSKIWKDSRHQHVTQWIKGYSEERVFGDWSMGSWMLTNDELKNMPSLSDLKKFLEDPLKNELKSTKFIAMMNSLLKTWIAHEPERLKKMRGGLSN
- a CDS encoding DUF6265 family protein; translated protein: MKKLLLLFFVIINLSAIGQESAPYAWLAGSWTGNGFGGTSEEMWSPPSTDGTMMGVFRHHNEDGSLNFYEFMVLDSTGLKLKHFNPDMMAWETKEDFVHFKAIEFTKNKIALKGLVFERKSDTSMEIRLDLKDGDKQWTEVFQMTKK
- a CDS encoding PDZ domain-containing protein; translation: MKKILIITLLLCFFGSELSAQISARMLREPDVSQNSITFVYAGDIWLVPKEGGTANKLSSPAGEEKSPKFSPDGSQIAFTANYDGNWDVYVIPTKGGVPKRLTTHGGYDQVLDWHPDGTKILFASSRESGRQRFSQFFEVNINGGLPQKLAMPYGSLGSYSPEGTKVAFNFKSRVNRTWKRYKGGWAPDIWTYDLATNTSTNITNNASSDEFPMWGDGKIFYSSDSGPNSRYNLWAYDLASGTNSQITNYENFDIHYPSLGPSDIVYENEGKLYLMELSSQETREVSVNVITDQLSLAEKMVNARNSMNWYDVSPDGKRLIISARGDVFSVPAENGVTRNLTSSDDAHDRTPSWSPDGKKIAFWSDKTGEYQLMIHNVESGTKEKLTEYTDGFRYQLFWSPDSKKLAFVNQAMEFNYFDLTSKQTTKMDEGLFMFHGALNNFSFSWSSDSKWVAYSKDNKNYNNTIHLYDTKAKQGYQVTSEFYNDFAPTFAPDNKYLFFLTNRNISPVYSDLDNTFIYPNSTMLAAVPLTRDTDHLLKPKNDEVEIKKEEKTEAEDDKKKDKKKGDNKESDPPVKIDIDGFESRIILLAVDAGNYGSLEAVSGKVVFMQFPNSGSADRSSAIKFYDIEDRKVKTIMDNANGFEIAANGEKIVVSSGGKVGVVSIDEGQKIDKAVDLSNVKMTVDPMNEWKQIFREAWRLERDYFYDKDMHGLDWNAVGAQYEKLIEQSVTRWDVNYVLGELIGELNASHTYRGGGDQERASNVNVGYLGIDWKKNNGYYQVGRIIRGASWDAEVRSPLDEAGVEVQEGDYILAVNGMLVDGAKDPYAAFQDLAGETVELTVNGTTSMSNAKKVLVKTMRSEARLRHLEWIETNRKKVEDATNGRAGYIYVRSTGIDGQNELIRQFAGQMHKDALIIDERFNSGGQIPDRFIELLNRKPLAYWAVRDGETWSWPPNGNFGPKAMLINGWSGSGGDAFPDYFRKAGLGPLIGSRTWGGLIGISGAPALIDGGTVTVPTFRMYDPDGEWFKEGHGVDPDIEVKENPGQLAQGNDAQLQRAIDYINEQLKNYQGKPASPAKEDR
- a CDS encoding CoA-binding protein, giving the protein MNTNLNEEERQKYQNPGVIRQLLHFSKNIAIVGLSDKPERASNFVGSYLKSEGYNIIPVNPMKQEILGEKCYPDLKSVPEKIDIVDIFRKPQDCYGIVEEAIEVGAKAVWMQLTIANRDAGELAIKNGLQVIMDRCIKMEHGRYNGNLHWVGMNTEIITAKKAARFF
- a CDS encoding O-acetylhomoserine aminocarboxypropyltransferase/cysteine synthase family protein, with protein sequence MSQKKFGFETRMLHAGHIPDPHTGSRAVPIYSTAGFVFDSPDKAAALFELKQYGNIYSRLMNPTVAVFEERMASLEGGTGAIGVASGMAAQFVTLMTLLQPGDEVVASSHLYGGTYTQFEHTLKKLSVKVHFVDPSDLTLWEEKITSKTKALYGETIGNPQGTILDFEGISKLAKANGIPFIVDNTLASPYLCRPLEHGADIVVHSATKFINGHGTGIAGVIVDSGAFDYSNYPTIAEPSVPYHGLKFYETFGHYGFLMKARVETLRDVGASMSPHEAFQLVSGLETLSVRMDRHVKNAIEVAKFLEEHPQVEWVNFSGLESHHHYDLAKKYLPKGPGSVFSFGIKSAKGSNERETGKRLLEEVELFSHVANLGDAKSMILHPASTTHQQLTETELNQAGISPGLIRLSVGLETTEDLIWDLEQAFHAISQ
- a CDS encoding MFS transporter, with product MKKQAWILPIIVLSQFLCTTLWFAGNAVMPDLMKSCGLEDADIGYIISSVQFGFIVGTLSYSFWTISDRYNPSLVFFISALLGSVFNMLIVIDGISFSMLLGFRFFTGFFLAGIYPVGMKIASDYFARGLGKALSLLVGALVLGTAFPHLINEFLSSFSWKSVFYATSFLTLVGGSLIFLFVKPGPYRRPGKKGDFRSIFKAFKNSNFKAATLSYFGHMWELYTFWAFVPMMLLSYATAQQIEFNVSIWAFLIIAIGSLACIIGGLLSIRFGEKRVIVIALISSGLCCLLFPFMFHAPIYLFLGFLIFWGCTVIVDSPLLSALVAYHVNPEIRGTALTITNSIGFTITILSIQLVSILLKYVPFEYVWIILALGPALGLYALSREDKAADKK